Proteins encoded in a region of the Macaca mulatta isolate MMU2019108-1 chromosome X, T2T-MMU8v2.0, whole genome shotgun sequence genome:
- the DCAF12L1 gene encoding DDB1- and CUL4-associated factor 12-like protein 1: MAQQQTGSRKRKAPAVEAGAESSPSQGLAAADGEGPLLLKRQRRPATCRSMVHYLKVREVGGWGPAGLQGFDGEMRGYAVQRLPELLTERQLDLGTLNKVFASQWLNSRQVVCGTKCNTLFVVDVQSGHITRIPLLRDREARLAQDQQGCGIHAIELNPSKTLLATGGENPNSLAIYQLPTLDPLCLGDRHGHKDWIFAVAWLSDTVAVSGSRDGTVALWRMDPDKFDDTVAWHSEVGLPVYAHIRPKDVEAIPRAIINPSNRKVRALACGAKNQELGAVSLDGYFHLWKAQSTLSRLLSIRLPYFRDNVCLTYCDDMSVYAVGSHSHVSFLDLRQGQQNIRPLCSREGGTGVRSLSFYRHIITVGTGQGSLLFYDIRAQKFLEERASATLESSSGPSGRKLRLACGRGWLNHNDFWVNYFGGMEVFPNALYTHCYNWPEMKLFVAGGPLPAGLHGNYAGLWS, encoded by the coding sequence ATGGCCCAGCAGCAAACAGGTAGCAGGAAACGGAAAGCGCCCGCGGTCGAGGCGGGCGCCGAGAGCTCGCCGTCGCAGGGCTTGGCGGCAGCGGACGGTGAGGGGCCTCTGCTACTGAAGAGGCAGAGGCGGCCGGCGACGTGTCGCTCAATGGTGCACTATCTGAAGGTTCGGGAGGTAGGCGGATGGGGCCCCGCCGGGCTCCAGGGCTTCGATGGCGAGATGCGAGGCTACGCGGTACAGAGGCTGCCTGAGCTGCTGACGGAGCGCCAACTGGACCTGGGCACCCTCAACAAGGTGTTCGCGTCACAGTGGCTGAACTCCAGGCAGGTGGTGTGCGGCACCAAGTGTAACACGCTCTTCGTGGTGGACGTGCAGTCAGGCCACATCACACGCATCCCCCTCTTGCGGGACAGGGAGGCCAGGCTGGCCCAGGACCAACAGGGCTGTGGCATCCATGCCATCGAGCTGAATCCCTCCAAGACGCTTCTGGCCACCGGCGGCGAAAACCCCAACAGCCTGGCCATCTACCAGCTGCCCACCCTGGATCCCCTGTGCCTGGGCGACCGCCATGGCCACAAGGACTGGATCTTCGCCGTCGCCTGGCTGAGTGACACCGTAGCCGTGAGCGGCTCCCGTGACGGCACTGTGGCGCTGTGGCGGATGGACCCGGACAAGTTCGATGACACTGTTGCCTGGCATAGCGAGGTGGGTCTCCCCGTATATGCCCACATCCGTCCGAAGGATGTGGAGGCCATCCCCAGGGCCATCATCAACCCCAGTAACCGCAAGGTGCGGGCCCTGGCCTGCGGCGCCAAGAACCAGGAGCTGGGAGCGGTGTCCTTGGATGGCTACTTCCACCTGTGGAAAGCCCAGAGCACACTATCCAGGCTGCTGTCCATCAGGCTACCCTACTTCCGGGATAATGTGTGCCTGACCTACTGCGATGATATGTCTGTGTATGCTGTGGGCTCCCATTCCCACGTCTCTTTCCTGGATCTGCGCCAGGGCCAGCAGAACATCCGGCCCCTGTGTTCTCGAGAGGGTGGCACAGGTGTGCGGTCTCTGAGCTTCTACCGCCACATCATCACTGTGGGCACCGGTCAGGGCTCCCTGCTCTTCTATGACATCCGGGCCCAGAAATTCCTGGAGGAGAGAGCCTCCGCCACCCTGGAGTCCTCTTCGGGACCTTCAGGGAGGAAGCTCAGGCTTGCTTGTGGCAGAGGTTGGCTCAACCACAATGACTTCTGGGTGAATTACTTTGGTGGCATGGAAGTGTTTCCCAATGCGCTCTACACCCACTGCTACAACTGGCCCGAGATGAAGCTCTTTGTGGCTGGGGGGCCTCTCCCTGCAGGCCTCCATGGGAACTATGCAGGCCTCTGGAGCTAA